The Euphorbia lathyris chromosome 3, ddEupLath1.1, whole genome shotgun sequence genome contains a region encoding:
- the LOC136224274 gene encoding UDP-glycosyltransferase 79B6-like: protein MADHIVMFPWIAMGHITPFLQLSNKFAQKGYTITFLLPNKAIQQLQNLNLYPNQITFHPLTIPPVEGLPPGTETASDIPIQLTHLLSIAFDQTRDQVQKIIQQTKPKLVFYDFSHWLPEITRDLGIVAIDFIVVCAASIAIGTVPSVNLNDLSVLPTGYPSSTVLFRGSEIHSLSFVSLPFGDGITFYDRITTALKNSDAIAVRTCDETEGKFCDFIGSEYNKPVFLTGPILPDPPKTPLEDKWDKWLSGFEKNSVVFCAFGTQVNLEKDQFQELVLGFETTGLPFFLALKAPQGAASIEEALPDGFEDRVKGRGVVWGGWVEQVKILNHPSVGCFVSHCGFGSMWESLMNDCQIVLIPHLGDQILNTRLLVDELKIAVEVEKDENGWYSKENVGKAIKTMMDKDSELGSTLNKNHTKWREVLVDEGFLIGYIDKFVKNIQQLIN, encoded by the coding sequence ATGGCAGATCACATAGTAATGTTCCCATGGATTGCAATGGGACATATCACTCCATTTCTTCAACTTTCAAATAAATTTGCACAAAAAGGCTACACCATCACTTTCCTTCTACCCAATAAAGCTATTCAACAATTACAAAACCTCAATCTTTACCCCAATCAAATCACATTTCACCCTCTCACAATTCCTCCCGTCGAAGGCCTTCCTCCGGGGACCGAGACTGCCTCTGACATCCCAATTCAACTCACCCATTTACTATCAATAGCCTTCGATCAAACCCGCGATCAAGTTCAAAAAATTATACAACAAACTAAACCAAAACTCGTTTTCTATGATTTTTCCCATTGGCTACCAGAAATAACGAGAGATTTAGGGATTGTCGCTATAGATTTCATCGTTGTTTGTGCAGCTTCCATTGCAATAGGAACAGTCCCTTCAGTTAATTTAAATGATCTCTCAGTTTTACCCACTGGTTATCCTTCATCAACAGTATTGTTTCGCGGATCTGAAATTCACTCTTTGTCGTTCGTTTCTCTACCTTTTGGCGACGGAATTACTTTCTACGACAGAATCACAACGGCGTTAAAAAACTCCGACGCTATCGCGGTGAGAACTTGCGACGAAACGGAAGGGAAATTTTGCGATTTTATCGGAAGTGAGTATAACAAGCCAGTCTTTTTAACAGGACCCATTTTACCAGATCCACCCAAAACACCATTAGAAGATAAATGGGACAAATGGCTAAGTGGGTTTGAGAAGAATTCAGTGGTTTTTTGTGCATTTGGAACCCAAGTTAATCtcgaaaaagatcaatttcAAGAACTGGTTTTAGGGTTTGAAACAACAGGTTTACCATTTTTCCTTGCACTGAAAGCGCCACAGGGTGCAGCGAGTATCGAAGAAGCATTGCCTGATGGGTTTGAAGATAGGGTTAAAGGAAGAGGGGTGGTTTGGGGAGGATGGGTAGAACAGGTGAAAATACTAAATCACCCTTCGGTTGGGTGTTTCGTTAGCCATTGCGGGTTCGGGTCGATGTGGGAATCTTTGATGAATGATTGTCAAATAGTTCTGATTCCTCATTTGGGTGATCAAATATTGAACACCAGATTGCTAGTTGATGAGTTGAAGATTGCTGTGGAGGTTGAAAAGGATGAAAATGGATGGTATTCTAAGGAAAATGTAGGCAAAGCTATTAAAACTATGATGGATAAAGATAGTGAATTAGGTTCAACATTGAACAAGAATCATACAAAATGGAGAGAGGTTTTGGTTGATGAAGGATTTTTGATTGGTTACATTGATAAATTTGTCAAAAATATCCAACAACTTATCAATTAG